ATCGTCGCGGCGACGCGCAACATGGGCATCGGCGCTAAGGGTGGTCTCCCCTGGACGGGCCTAAGGAAAGAAATGGCCTACTTTGCTCGCGTAACGAAGAGGCTTCCACCACAGGTACATGGGCTTCTCTTCCCCTCTTCTCACCACGTCGCAATGCAGGCTGGCGTGATATACTTGCTTCCGCCGACGCTAACTCGGCCGACACAAACGGGGAAAAGGCCCCTTCGGACGCCCGAAACGCCGTGATCATGGGCCGCAAGACCTGGGAGAGCATCCCGCCCAAGTTCCGGCCCCTCAAGGGCCGTCTCAATATTGTTATCAGCCGCGCTCACCCGGTCTTGgacctctcctcctcctcttccgcggCAGCTACGCCGGACCTCGACAGCGAGCCTGTCAAGGTCGGGTCACTGGAGCAGGCGCTCACGTACctgcgcggcgacggcgtcgccggccgaCTGGGCAAGGTgttcgtcatcggcggcgcgcaAATCTACGGCGCCGCTCTCCAGCTGCCCGAGGTGAAGAGGGTTCTGTTGACCAAGGTGCTTGGGGAGTTTGAGTGCGACGCGTTCTTCCCGCTGAGGCTGAGGGACGAAGGGGAGAATGGGGAGGAGGACTCGGCGGCACAGGGGTGgaagaaggtcgagaagacCGGGCTGGATGCATGGGTcggggaggaggtcgagggcggggAGATCGAGGAGAACGGGACGAGGTACGAGTTCCAGATGTGGGAAAAGGTTTGAACTTGACGACCACGCGATTGCCGTGTTAGTAATGGAAACAAAAGGTTGTCTTTATTTTTTATACAAAAGTTGGGTTGCTGGGCTGTTTTGTTGCCATGCGCCGTCCCGtgcccttctctctctctctctctcgcatGCATTGATGATTGTACAAGATTACAAAGCCTCTGCACATTCCCAGGCTACAATCGGCGACTTGATGGCCTGCCGGTGCTATACACCTCTCCATCGCTTTACCACAATGATACGGCTGACAGCCCAGCATCGTTGCTTGGGCTGTCTCTCTCCTAGCCGCACCCGGCGTTCTACAGAAACTCCCACCTACATATTACACTTTTATCTCCTCTGCTTAAGccgcgccggcgttggccATGTCCTCTTTGACCTGCGGCGCAACAACGTCGACAAGCTTGAGCATATCCCTCACGTCCCTCTTGAAGACTTTGGCCGGCGAGACGagcaggtcctcgacggGCGCGGCCTCAAGGTCTTGCAGAGTGGCGCGCAtccagccgacgacggcagcgaccTGGCGcatgtcgacgtcctcgcgGGACTTGAACAGGTTGCGCcacacggcggcggcgagcacgCGGTCGTCTTTGACGACACCCTCGTCGTAGGCGGCAATGAGGCCGCGCCACTGGACAAAGATCTCCTTGAGATACCGCTGGCGCAGTGCCGAAGAAGTCATGCCGTGGTTCAGGTGCATCATGCGCTCGCAGTCGAAGAAGAACTGGTCGATGAACTGGTGCTGAAGGTTGCGCGAGGCCTCACGATCCAGGCACCGCATGCGGGCGACCACGAGGTACATGTGCAGCATCGTGGCCTGGGACCAGGAGCTGAAAGAGGGTTGGAGATCGAAGTCTGTGGGTCGGCAGAACAGTCAGTGAAgggaaaaggaggggggggttcatTCCAAATCCAATTTCCCCATCGATGAGTATTGGGCAGATGGATGTTGGCAGAGGGATCACGCACACTGCAGCCACGGCCCTATTGGGGCCCCaacctcctcgccctcagtcGTCATACGGACCATGTCCTTGGCACGCTCCTGCTCCGAGATTTGGTAAAGAGCCTGCGACGAGCAGGCCTTGTAGAGGGCCTCGAGACGGGAGGTTGTCATGGACGCAGCCATGGTCTTTGGTGCGGCGGCCATCATGGTCGATGCGATGGCCTGCTTGAAgccggacggcggcgcctggTTCCGCCTTGTCGTTGTCTGGCTGAAGTATCTTCTGGAGGGAGGGGTTATGACTGTTGTCCTCgttatcgtcgtcgtcgtcgtcgtaggcGTTGCCATTGCAGCCGGAGCCGTCCGGCGCGCCGTCACGGCGAAGGGGTTCTGGGGTaaggcgaggtcggcggtcGCTCGCAGGCTCCGAGCCAGGAGTCTCGCCTGGTAGCGGCAGCTTTGGCAGGCCATCTTTTCGGTATTGGTGGTGATAAAGCCTAGGTTGGCCTGCTCAGGGGTagtggggaggggaaggtCCTCGTTCGGGGAAATGCTGTAGAAAGTCGGGTCTAGTTTAGAGGTGAGCGCCCAGGTCGCAAGAGCTCGAAAGTCTGGACGTcatccaaaaaaaaaaaaaggttcATCATTGGATCGAATTGGAAATTTCGGCCTAGCAAAAGATGCCGGACCGGCGGAACTTCGGCCCACCCGCGTCGCGTCTGGTTATACAGTGTTTCGAACCGATTTACACGGCCCTTGGATCCTAGTAGTCTACCTACCGATTTGAATGTCATGAAAGATATCGTCTTGAATCTTTTGAGTAGAGAACAGTGTGCTGTGTTTTCCCATGGCCCTTTTTGCATTCCGTACTACTTTTCAAGAGTCGCTTGAGGTTCAAACCTTCCCCTCGAGACCCTGAGATCAGTCTCGTTACTTTCCTACGGCATGCTTTCAATTCAGAGGGGGCGCCGAGCGACTGCCGATTCAAATGACGTCCATGATACGCGCTGGACGGGTACAGGTATGCTCGTCTGTAACCCTGTTGTTTACGACTCTGAGATCTAATCCAATCCTACACCCAATTTCACAATTTCATGCTACCGAAATGGTTTCTTTCCAGCTATGTGAAAGTCTGAGCTAAGTTGCAACAGCCCGGGGGCGTACCCATCATCCCAAGGTTCTTGTAGCTGGCCCCACCGTCATTGTTTTCCGAGCCCTAGCAAAGCTTGGAGAAAACCAGTGAGGCATTCGTCCCACCAAAACCAAAGCTGTTGGAGATGGCAACGTTAACCTGTTTCGCCTGTGCTTGGAGGGGCACCAAATTCATGGAACCCCCGACGTTAGGGTTCTCGAGATTGAGCGTGGGCGGCACAATGTTCTTGGGCAGGGTTAGCGGAACGTGCCTTTGATCGAGGATTTCTGGGGAAAACAAGGTTTCGGTTTCAGAACCCAATACCCGCGACTCACCTCTGCAACCGATAAGACGGCAAAcagggcctcgatggcgccaGCTGCCCCTAGCAAATGCCCGACGGCACCTTTGGTGCTGCTCACCGTGACCTGCGATTCGTCCGCGtagccctcgtcgcccgtcaTGATGCGTCGTATCGCCGAGGCTTCCGCCGCATCGCCCACTTGCGTTCCCGTGGCGTGCGCGTTGATGTAGCTTACCTCGGCCGGCCGGACGCCGGCATTCTTCAGCGCAAGCTTCATGGCGCGGAAGGCTCCGTGACCATCCTCCCGAGGGGCCGTCATGTGATGCGCATCGCCGCTGCAGCCGTATCCCCTCACCTCTGCGTAGATATTGGCGCCCCGGGCCTTGGCGTGTTCGAGCTCCTCCAAGACCATCACTGCCGACCCCTCCGAGACGACGAAACCGTTGCGGTCGCGGTCGAAGGGACGACAGCTGGCGTGGGGGTCGTTGTTATAGGCCGTGGAGAGGGACCTTGCTCTTCCGAAACCGGCAAAGGTCAGGGGATGGATGCAAGATTCCGTACCACCAGCGACCATGACATCTGCATCCCCAAAAGCAATGAATCGCATGGCATCTCCGATGGAATGAGCACCAGTGGTACATGCGGTTGTGACGGCATGGTTCGGGCCTTGTAGCCCATACTTCATCGAGACATGACCAGCGGCCAAGTTGATGAGGATCTTGGGGACGAACAGCGGCGAAACCTTCTTGTAGCCCTACCCGAACAGACTTTAGCTTGGCTTCGCCCCTCGATCACGGCGGCGAAATCTCACTTGTTGATTGAACGCCAAGCTTGCCTCGTAAATCTCCTCGAGATTCCCGATACCGCTGCCAAGACAGACGCCCGTCGTTTCCAGATCGTCTTGGCTCTGCGGCTGCCAGCCGGCATCTTTCATCGCCATCTCAGCACAAGCCACGGCATACTGGGCAAACTTGGACATGCGACGCTGTTCCGTGGCATCCAGCCAGTCGCCGGGCCGCCACTGTTCCGGACCTGGGCCATGGCTGGGGACTACGCCAGCAACGGTGCTCGTCAGATCTTTCCAGCGGGTTCGCGGTTCCAAATTGGCCACGCTGGTGATGGCAGACTCTCCGGCTAACAGACGATTCCATGTGTTGCgcacgccgacgccgaaggGTGAGATGGCACCGAGCCCTGTCACGACAACTCGTCGCATGATTCGGCCATGTCCAGGATAGGGTATGTCGTGTTTTATTCAAAGACGCACCGACGTATGAACGGTGGGAGAGCAAAACAAGACGGTGGGAAGGCAGGATGGAATAACTGGGGCGCGCTGGAAAGGGGAAGTCGCTGCTCCAATAGTAGGTTTAAGTGGAAGGTGATCGTGATGAGGCAAGAGAAAACGTTCAGTAGAACGTGTAATAGTAGTGTAGGTACCTAGACTAGGTAGAGGCATGGGGAGACTTGAAGTCGGAACAATGTTGGAGACATGTGGAAAATCGCGGTCAGATCTGCGCCGCACAGATGCAGTTTTAGCGCGACGTCGACTCTGGTAACAGCCTGGATACGTACCGACGATACCTAATCAGCGGCGTGTCAGCGAGTATCGCTGCAGGGGCTGAGGGTGCCTATGGCTATGGACAACCACTGTGCTGTCAGGACTGTCATAACGGGAAATTGGGGGCTCTGAGGTGCTTAGACCACAGTGTCGGGATCTCAGCTACCGTCAATTGATATCCCAAAGGGACCACCGGGACCTGGCCTTAGGCCAACTGCAGCCCGGGAAGCGGGGGACACTAACGCCGCCTCGCCTCAATGGGGGAGGGGCCTGGGGGGTTCGGGTTTAGCCACTCAGGAGTCAGACACTGGCTGAAATCGGGGAACTGACCTCTGCGCCGCAAACGCAACGCAACGACACACGTTGCGACTTGGCGCCCTTTCCCTCGCTTTATCTCGTCAaccctttctctctttctctccccgCGAGCCGAGTCACCGACGAACCTTACACGTACTGGTACTGTAGCCCCCTTGCGTATCTTAGAAGCTTCTCTTGACGTCCGGCTCGGATATACCCCCCCTGAGCGGACTTCCTCTCACGTTCCATCGGATCGTCTTTCTCTGGTCGC
The genomic region above belongs to Colletotrichum higginsianum IMI 349063 chromosome 2, whole genome shotgun sequence and contains:
- a CDS encoding 3-oxoacyl-[acyl-carrier-protein] synthase, whose translation is MRRVVVTGLGAISPFGVGVRNTWNRLLAGESAITSVANLEPRTRWKDLTSTVAGVVPSHGPGPEQWRPGDWLDATEQRRMSKFAQYAVACAEMAMKDAGWQPQSQDDLETTGVCLGSGIGNLEEIYEASLAFNQQGYKKVSPLFVPKILINLAAGHVSMKYGLQGPNHAVTTACTTGAHSIGDAMRFIAFGDADVMVAGGTESCIHPLTFAGFGRARSLSTAYNNDPHASCRPFDRDRNGFVVSEGSAVMVLEELEHAKARGANIYAEVRGYGCSGDAHHMTAPREDGHGAFRAMKLALKNAGVRPAEVSYINAHATGTQVGDAAEASAIRRIMTGDEGYADESQVTVSSTKGAVGHLLGAAGAIEALFAVLSVAENIVPPTLNLENPNVGGSMNLVPLQAQAKQVNVAISNSFGFGGTNASLVFSKLC
- a CDS encoding Ubiquinol-cytochrome C chaperone; this encodes MGKHSTLFSTQKIQDDIFHDIQIDPTFYSISPNEDLPLPTTPEQANLGFITTNTEKMACQSCRYQARLLARSLRATADLALPQNPFAVTARRTAPAAMATPTTTTTTITRTTVITPPSRRYFSQTTTRRNQAPPSGFKQAIASTMMAAAPKTMAASMTTSRLEALYKACSSQALYQISEQERAKDMVRMTTEGEEVGAPIGPWLQYFDLQPSFSSWSQATMLHMYLVVARMRCLDREASRNLQHQFIDQFFFDCERMMHLNHGMTSSALRQRYLKEIFVQWRGLIAAYDEGVVKDDRVLAAAVWRNLFKSREDVDMRQVAAVVGWMRATLQDLEAAPVEDLLVSPAKVFKRDVRDMLKLVDVVAPQVKEDMANAGAA
- a CDS encoding Dihydrofolate reductase, with the protein product MSHELTLIVAATRNMGIGAKGGLPWTGLRKEMAYFARVTKRLPPQAPSDARNAVIMGRKTWESIPPKFRPLKGRLNIVISRAHPVLDLSSSSSAAATPDLDSEPVKVGSLEQALTYLRGDGVAGRLGKVFVIGGAQIYGAALQLPEVKRVLLTKVLGEFECDAFFPLRLRDEGENGEEDSAAQGWKKVEKTGLDAWVGEEVEGGEIEENGTRYEFQMWEKV